The Allocoprobacillus halotolerans nucleotide sequence TTTTTTTGAATCTTTCTTGGTAGTCAATAAGAATTCTTATTCACTAAAAATATGAAAATTATTGATGTTTAACAGATTTAAAATTGATGTTATCCTCATTTATGCATTGATAACAAATTGATAATGCTTTTCAAAAGTATAGGCATGAATAGATTTTCTTCTTTTATAGAAATATTGATTGAAAATTTGATGAATTGTGATAAATTTTGACAGATATCAACAAATCATGATTTAAGAAATTGACGAATAAATAAAAAAATGAGATAAAATTATACAAAATTCTATCATTATTTTAGAATTACTGTAAAATGTAAGCAGGAGGTGTAGAAATATGTTGATGGAACGTGTTTTTCAATGTGTGGATGATATTTATGATGATATCATGAAAGAAGGGTCACAAGACTTAAAACAGAAAATACAGGAATTAGAAAATGTTGTTGGTACAAATCATCCTGAAATTTTGAAGAAAGGAATTATGCTTTCAATGACATTTTGCTTGAATCAACTTCAATTCCATGATGAATTATTTGAAGCGTTATTGATAGATAACATAGATTATATGATTGAAAATATTCCAGATATGAAAAAATCAATTCAATTACAAGTTTCTTTAAGAGGTTTAGAACAGCATGTTCATCGTCAAATTGTTTTACCATATTATATGACACTAGCTGATATGGCTTATGCTATTTTGGCGATTTTTCAGGCTGATGGAAGTCATTTGTTTTCTATTGAATGCCAACAAGGAAGATTTGGCTGTGAACAATGTGATGAGGAAATGATTGATGATTATGCAGCCAATGTTTTCTTGAATGATTTGCAGTTGAAAAAAGGAAGTCAATTGTCTTTATGGTATGATTTTGGTGATGATTATTTCTTTGATATTCAAGTCATTCATATTCAAACAGAATCAGATTTAAATGAGATAGGGGATGGTCAAATTCTTTCTGGTCAAGGCTATGGTATTTGGGAAGATGAACATGCTTTATTAGAAATGTATTATAAGGATTATGATGAATTTATTGAAAAGATTCATGATTTTGGATTAGATGAAGATGATTTTATATTTGATGATTTTGATGTAGACGTTGCTAATGAAATGTTTTTAGAAGATTTTGAATTTTTAAGACGTAATTATGAGGATAGTGAATCAATATGATAGAAAAATTGCATATACAGTTTGAGGCGATGAACAGTTTACGTACAATTCATGTATATTTACCACCATTTTATCATGAAAGTCAGGAACGTTATCCTGTTATATATATGTATGATGGACATAATTTATTTCATGATGAGAATGCCACTTATGGTTATTCATGGCATATGGAAGAATTTTTAGACCAATATGATAAACCATTTATCGTTGTTGGCATTGAATGTCCACATGAGGGAAATCAGCGTTTAGAGGAATATTGCCCTTATGATGTAGAAAATAGCTTTTTAGGAACGATTCATGGTTATGGACAGCTTTTTATGGATTTTGTGGTAGAGGTTGTCAAACCTTATATAGATAACCATTATCGTACCATTCCATTTCGTGAATGTACGATGATTGGTGGGAGTTCAATGGGTGGTTTAATGTCCTTATATACAATCATTGCTTATAATCAGTATTTTTCTAAAGCAGCTTGTTTATCTAGTTCAATTGGTATATGTATGGATGCTTTAACTAATGAAATGAATCAACATGATTTAAATGTCGATACACGTGTTTATTTAAGTTGGGGTAGTGAAGAAAGTAGAAACAAACGTGGTTTAGCCTATGCATCAATGCATAATCTTGAAATATCCCATTTATTGAATCAAAAACATATCATGACTTATCCTTATTTACAGGTCAATGGTCGTCATAGTGAACAGTCATGGCAACAGCAAATTCCTATATTTATGGATTATTTGTGGAAATCAAAGTAAAAAATTTGTGGAAATCAAAGTAAAAAATGTTTGACAATATCAAAGAAATTGCTATAATGTACTAGTGCAATAAATGATAGCAGCACATAGAGGGTTAGCCCATGCGTTTGTGACAATGGGATGTAGAGTATCTTGCTGCAAAGAGAAATACTTAATGCAAACACACCCTAACTGATCTATGCATGTTATTGTTTTATGCCAAATAAAACAATAGGAGGAAAGAAAATGTCACGTTATACTGGACCACAATGGAAAAAATCTAGACGTTTAGGTTTTTCTACATTAGAAACTGGTAAAGAATTATCAAGAAGACCATATGCACCTGGTCAACATGGTCAAAAAAGAAAAAAATTAACAGAATATGGATTACAATTAGCTGAAAAACAAAAAGTAAGACATATGTATGGAGTGAATGAAAAACAATTCCATAATACTTTTAAAAGAGCAGGAAAAATGGAAGGAGTTACAGGTTACAATTTCTTCTGTTTATTAGAATCAAGATTAGACAATATGGTTTATAGATTAGGTTTTGCAACAACAAGAAGACAAGCAAGACAATTAGTAAACCATGGTCATATCTTATTAAATGGAGTGAAAACTGATATTGCTTCATGTCAAGTAAAAGTTGGAGATGTTATTTCTGTAAAAGAACGTTCTCGTTCATTAGAAATCATCAAAAATGCTTTAGCATCTCAAACTCATGTACCAGGATTTGTTGAAGTTGATGCTGATAAAATGGAAGGTAAATATTTAAGATTACCTGAAAGATCAGAATTAAATCAAGAAATCAATGAATCATTAATCGTAGAATACTACAACCGTTTAGGATAAGAGATTCACATCAAAAGTGTTGGACTTATGTTCAATGCTTTTTTTGTTTTATTTGCAATCGTCAATATAAATAACATTATTTAACAATAACTTCTTGTTTGTATAATATAACTATCCAATTATATTAATCTGCGGTTTTTCATCTAAATTGATTTTGTAGGGTTTTCGGTTTAACAACATGAACTGCCTTATAGGAATTGTGCATTAAATTTGTCGCAATATTAAAGGCATCCATTTTGTCATTTTTGATCTTTTTGTTCTTGACTGATCCATGCATGGTTGAAGGTGCAAGGCTGACACATGGAATATCATGAAAGTTAAGATCATGATATAAGGAAAATCCCAAGCATCTAGCTTCATATCCTGCTAGGATTTTAGTATCTTCCCCGATTCCTGATTTTTCCTTGACAGATTCAATGAATCTCAATACATTTTTAATGTTAGCTTCACATTTTGCTTGACCTAATATTTCTCCTGTTGAATTGAAAATTGCACATAAACTGTATGTATTTTTATGGACAGCCATCCCAATATAGATTATACTTTTCATAGTGATCTCCTATTACCGTTGTGGCATCGAATTTCATAATTTTTTTCCACAAATCTTATTATGAATCGTAATCCACGTTTTGGCAAGTAGGAGGTCACTTCATATTATCTGTAAATTTATCGCATATAGAATACTACAATGGCTATATTAAATAAAATGATTGATTTTTAATCACGATATTTGACATAGCTGTTTTAATTAATTTGAATAATTTTATTATTTTTTGAATCAAATAATTGATTGGAGTCATATTTATAAAAATCTGTTTTTATCAACAAATGTTTAATTCAAATATTTTTGATAAATTGGATATGGTACTCATACATTACTCATCATTATTACTCTTAAATATATTAAATACTTTTAATTTAAACGATAAAGTGATATAATTTAAATAGATAAATCAACGTGTTTTAATTATTAGCAAGGCATAGCTAATATTTGATTTTATGCTATATCAAACAAATAATAATAAAAATAATTTTAATAACTTTTTTAATCTTGATACTTTGAGCTATAGATAAAAGGATTTTTAATTTATGGAGGTGAGATTTATAATAGAAAAGATTTAGATTGTAGATTTAATATTTAATATAAATGCTCTTTTTGAACAAAACTGTCTAACAGCTGAAAATTCGATTATGTATAGCAGAAATAAAGACTTTATCGGTATTTATGTAAATGACATATTAAAAAATAATTAACTATATATTTAAGAGACTGGATTTTAGCAAAATAAATATTAAACTAGTTATAATATGTTTTGAATTTATATAATGTATATTCGGCAGTTGGAAGGTTACTAAAATTTCTAAATAAACATTGCATCCAATTTATCTATTTCTTAAATGAGTTATATTCATTAAAATTTAAAGAAACAAGTATATTATGTGCTTCAAAAAAATTATAAGATTTGAATTTATTTTGAATATTAAAATTTTAATAAAAGGAAGTGATTATTATGATTAGAAATAAATTGTTTAAATTGGGTGTGTCCATTTTTACTGTATGTTCTTTGTTGTTGAGTTTTTACATTAATCCTGTTGTTGCTGGTGATGTAAAGACTATTGAACCAAGAGCTGTTGAAAGATATACTAAAAGTGTGAATGTTGCTTGTCATGATCCTAGTTGGGGATATTTTACTGTCACTGCTACAATTTCTCACAATATGACAACTGGACGTTTTACTCTTGATTCGGCAAAGGCAACGAGTCATTTTAATTTGTCATGGCCTGGAGTAACATACAAAAGTTTTTCTACAAGTCCGGCAGTAGGAAGCATTATTAATGGTTCATCTATTAAAGTTACAGTTTATTATACAAATATTTTTGACCTTAGTAGTACAACTTATAGTGCTTCTGATTATATTTATTTATAGAAGAAAAGCAGTAGTGATTTTTCATCACTACTGTTTTCATAAGAGAGGTGAATGGATGTGTTAAAGATTGATAAATTAAATATTGTTTATAATAATCACAAAAAGATTTATGAAGATGTTTCTGTTGAAATTCCTCATTCTTCTTTCGTTTCACTCACAGGAGTCAGTGGCTCAGGTAAGACAACATTTCTTAAATTTATTCTTGGTGAAATTAAAGATGCAAGTGGTTTGTTTATTTATGATGATCAAATTATTGATGAATCAAATAAAGATAGTTTCATTTTTAACGAAGTGAGTTATATAGATCAAGAAGGTCATTTCTTTGAAAATATGAGTATAAAAGATTATTTTGAATTTGAATGTCAAATTCATGGTGTGACTTTTTCTAAAGAAGAAATGATAAAATGTCTTGAACAGGTACAATTAAAAAATATAGTGTATCATAAATCACCAAAACTATTATCTACCGGAGAAAGAAAAAGATTTTTTATATCTGTAGCACTTATGATTAAGAAAAATATTTTGCTTATAGATGAACCAACGGCATCCCTTGATTATCATCATAAAACCATTTTGTTAGATATTCTTCAAAAATTATCTCATCAAGGTATGACTGTTATTGTGACAACGCATGATGAAGATGTTCTTGAGGCGGCTCAATTTATTTATGAAATTCAAGATTATAAATTGATTGAGAAGAAATCACAAAATATTGTAGAGAAACCGATCCATAAAAAATGAAGATACCACAATTTATCAATTATGTTAAATATAAATCATTGAAACTTAAACTTTTATTTATCATCTGTATATGTATTGGTGGTGCTTCAATAGGATTTATTTCTCAAAATATAGCGACCTTCATATTATTAAATACAACAACGCAAATGAGTGAAGTTTTAGAAGATACTAATTTGTTTTTAGTCAAAAAATTAGAACCTAGGTATATTCTTGAAAATTCAAATATTTTTGATTATCATCCTTTTTCAGAAGAAATAGATTACATTTCAAAAGACGAATTGACAAAAATTCAAAATATTCCAGGAGTAAAAAATATCTTACCATGCATAGACGTACGAAAGGCTGATCAAATGGTTCCCTTTAGTCTTTATCAAAATAATCAATTTGTTAAATTAATTGAGCCTATTGCTACAACATCCCAGACATATCAACGTTATATTTATTTATCAGTTTATTATCCTGAGGAACATATTTTAAACAATGGGGATAATATGGAAGGAATCTATATTAATAATATTTTATACAATATGATGGAAACACAAGTTGATTCATTAAGTTCTATGGATCAGCTCTCTATTGGTTTGAATGTTCTGATGATAGAAGATTATGAAAGATCAATGACTGAAGAAAAAATGTTACAAATGAATCCCATAATAAACAAAAAACAGATTACTGTTCCTATTGATGTTCATAAAATTCTTGATGCTACAAATGTATTAGATACAAGACATCAAGAAGAAGGATGTATTTATATTCCTATAGATATGTTTGAGGCAATGTATAATGATGGAAAAGAGTATCCAACAAGACAATATCAAATTATTTGTGAAGCAGGTAAAGAGGAAGATATTAAAATGGAAATTGAAAATATGGATAATCTTTATTATGCATCCAATTTAGCATTATCTAATCATGAATACGTTCAGTTTTTTCAAAAACATAATCAAACAAATCAATCTCTAACTTTGGTTATCTCTTTGATTTTATGCTTAGCTTTATTTATGTTAATTTATGCATATTGTCAAATCAGAAAAAAGAGATTTCTTTATTAAAAAGAGAAGGAATTCATCAAAAAACTATCAAAAAATATTTAAGTAGAGATTTTCTTTATATGTCTATTGGATGGTTGATATTGGCCATTGGATGGATTGGTATTTATGGTTTTTACTTTTTATCATTAATGTATATGTCTATTTCATTGTCTTTATATATTGCTATTGCAATTATTATCGCTTTATCTGTGATAGGTTTTGTCTATATGTTATCTTCACTAATGATAAGAAAGAATATAAAGGATGTGAGTTAAATGATTCATATCAAAAATATACAACTTTCATTTCCTTCAAAAGTACTAATAGAATCAGGAAATATGGAAATTCCATATGGACAAATTACAGGAATTATAGGTGAAAGTGGTACAGGGAAAACAGCGTTATTACAAGAAATAGGGCTTTTAAAAAAGGACTGTTCATTTGATTATGTTTTTGATGATATGCATCTTCATGAATATGATGATAATCAACGTGCTATGGTTAGATGTCAAAATATATCATTCATATATCAGGAAGTTTGTTTCTTTCAAAAAATGAGTCTAAGAGAGAATATTGAGTTTTTTGCAATGCTTGCTCATAAATCATTAACTGAGGAAGACATTTACAAATTATTAGATATGGTTCATTTGGACTTCGATCTTTCAACATCTATTGAAACACTTTCTGGAGGAGAAAAACAGCGATTAGCCATTTTATGTGGACTGATTAGAGAAGCAGATTTGTTTATTTTTGATGAACCAACTTCTTATTTGGATGCTACAAATACAGCAATTATTATAGAGCTTCTTAAAGATTTAGCTTATCAAAAGAAAAAATGATTTTGGTAGCAACACATGATCAACGTATTATTAATATTTTTGATAATATTTATCAAATTGATTTTTTGAAATTAAATCTTTTAAAAAAAGCAGAAGATAATCATATAAAACATACTCACTCGTCTTTTAGAGTACCTTTTAAGATTTTAAAAAATATCTTTATTTAACTTATTTTAGATATAAATCAAAATTTATAATGATTTTTTTAACAACGAGTATAATTTGCACATTGCTTTCTCTTATATTAACATATTCAAAAAATTATCAATCCATTATGGGTGCTCCTTTACTGGATATTTTACATCATGAAGTGACTATCATAAAAAATGAATATCAAATGATAACCCCTTATGAACAGGCACTTATTGAAAGAAATCTTATAGATTATGAAGTTTATAATGGATATATTTATAATGTATCCATTGGTTCTACAAATGTATCTTTAAAAGCATATTATCCTCATGAAAAAGAAACTCTTCCTACAATAAAAGAAGAATTTTTCACGGCTTCTTTTTACAATAAGCAAGTAGAAGATATTTATTTGAGTTATGAACTTTATCATACCCTTTTAAATAATTTTGATTCTTTGATATTGACAAATCAACAACACCAAAATATTGAAATTCAACCAAATAAAGTTTTGAATCCACACTTTGATTTATCTTTAAGTATATATCTTCCTTATGAAAATTTTATGGAATATCTTTATGCAACTGATGTGGATTTATCTCAGGAAAATGTGCAATCTATTTATGTTCATATACAAAATCTTTCAGATATTCAAGATATTCAAAAAAGACTTCCTGAAGATTATGAAATCCTTAATGAAAATAATTTGATGTTTCATATTAATTCTGCAAAACTTTTTGATTCAAATTATATTTTGATGATAGCTATTGTTGTATTCATTGCGTTTGTTATTTATAAAATATATAGATTAATGCGGGAACAACGAAATATAGCATTATTTTCATCGTTAGGTATAAGCTATTCACAATTGATAAAAATGCTTGTCTATAAAGAAGGTATTAATTTTCTCTTTTCTTTCATTTTCAGTTGTATTATGAGTTTTCTTGTATTGTTTTTGCTTGATTTATTGTCATTTCATACATGGGGTTATATGCTTTTGATGTCTGCCTTTTGTTTGATAATGATATTCATGATTATTGTCATTTCATTTTGTATTCTATTGAAACTGATTCCTCTATATAAACTATTAAAATAGCAATTATAATAATGAGTATAAAAT carries:
- the rpsD gene encoding 30S ribosomal protein S4, encoding MSRYTGPQWKKSRRLGFSTLETGKELSRRPYAPGQHGQKRKKLTEYGLQLAEKQKVRHMYGVNEKQFHNTFKRAGKMEGVTGYNFFCLLESRLDNMVYRLGFATTRRQARQLVNHGHILLNGVKTDIASCQVKVGDVISVKERSRSLEIIKNALASQTHVPGFVEVDADKMEGKYLRLPERSELNQEINESLIVEYYNRLG
- a CDS encoding ATP-binding cassette domain-containing protein — its product is MLKIDKLNIVYNNHKKIYEDVSVEIPHSSFVSLTGVSGSGKTTFLKFILGEIKDASGLFIYDDQIIDESNKDSFIFNEVSYIDQEGHFFENMSIKDYFEFECQIHGVTFSKEEMIKCLEQVQLKNIVYHKSPKLLSTGERKRFFISVALMIKKNILLIDEPTASLDYHHKTILLDILQKLSHQGMTVIVTTHDEDVLEAAQFIYEIQDYKLIEKKSQNIVEKPIHKK
- a CDS encoding IS110 family transposase, which produces MKSIIYIGMAVHKNTYSLCAIFNSTGEILGQAKCEANIKNVLRFIESVKEKSGIGEDTKILAGYEARCLGFSLYHDLNFHDIPCVSLAPSTMHGSVKNKKIKNDKMDAFNIATNLMHNSYKAVHVVKPKTLQNQFR
- a CDS encoding IS1096 element passenger TnpR family protein, translated to MLMERVFQCVDDIYDDIMKEGSQDLKQKIQELENVVGTNHPEILKKGIMLSMTFCLNQLQFHDELFEALLIDNIDYMIENIPDMKKSIQLQVSLRGLEQHVHRQIVLPYYMTLADMAYAILAIFQADGSHLFSIECQQGRFGCEQCDEEMIDDYAANVFLNDLQLKKGSQLSLWYDFGDDYFFDIQVIHIQTESDLNEIGDGQILSGQGYGIWEDEHALLEMYYKDYDEFIEKIHDFGLDEDDFIFDDFDVDVANEMFLEDFEFLRRNYEDSESI
- a CDS encoding alpha/beta hydrolase: MIEKLHIQFEAMNSLRTIHVYLPPFYHESQERYPVIYMYDGHNLFHDENATYGYSWHMEEFLDQYDKPFIVVGIECPHEGNQRLEEYCPYDVENSFLGTIHGYGQLFMDFVVEVVKPYIDNHYRTIPFRECTMIGGSSMGGLMSLYTIIAYNQYFSKAACLSSSIGICMDALTNEMNQHDLNVDTRVYLSWGSEESRNKRGLAYASMHNLEISHLLNQKHIMTYPYLQVNGRHSEQSWQQQIPIFMDYLWKSK
- a CDS encoding ATP-binding cassette domain-containing protein — encoded protein: MIHIKNIQLSFPSKVLIESGNMEIPYGQITGIIGESGTGKTALLQEIGLLKKDCSFDYVFDDMHLHEYDDNQRAMVRCQNISFIYQEVCFFQKMSLRENIEFFAMLAHKSLTEEDIYKLLDMVHLDFDLSTSIETLSGGEKQRLAILCGLIREADLFIFDEPTSYLDATNTAIIIELLKDLAYQKKK